Proteins from a genomic interval of Schistocerca piceifrons isolate TAMUIC-IGC-003096 chromosome 3, iqSchPice1.1, whole genome shotgun sequence:
- the LOC124789501 gene encoding uncharacterized protein LOC124789501, which yields MYPESKGRKGADEVSLFLYHFVHSFLTPEVGHLGIFCDSCGGQNKNATVFRFLHHLVHTEKRLDYVKMTFLIRGHLYLECDKNIDMIDQTQECQIPKDWCQVFQNSHTHALPFVIIDVEEQPEIIKCWTEHLDNTIYKKKLPFQSRPIRELEVT from the coding sequence ATGTATCCAGAGAGCAAAGGTCGAAAAGGAGCAGACGAAGTTTCATTGTTCCTTTATCATTTTGTGCACAGTTTTCTAACTCCAGAAGTCGGACATCTGGGGATCTTCTGTGACTCCTGCGGAGGGCAAAACAAGAATGCCACTGTGTTCAGATTCCTTCACCATCTAGTCCATACAGAAAAACGATTGGACTATGTAAAGATGACATTCCTCATAAGAGGTCATTTGTACCTTGAATGTGATAAAAATATTGATATGATAGACCAAACTCAGGAATGTCAAATTCCAAAGGACTGGTGTCAGGTTTttcagaattcacacacacatgcttTGCCTTTTGTCATCATTGATGTTGAGGAGCAACCAGAGATAATCAAATGCTGGACAGAGCATCTGGATAATACAATATACAAGAAGAAACTCCCTTTCCAGTCCAGGCCAATAAGAGAATTGGAAGtcacatga